In a genomic window of Paracoccaceae bacterium:
- a CDS encoding peptidylprolyl isomerase encodes MRHVLAVALGLSIAAPLQAQNLFDPIVLVNDDVVTEFEVDQRVTFLRLLNAPGSNRSAVIEALINERLQSEFIAASGLELTEEGIETAIVEFAGRANMEKDEFLTALGENGVAEASFRSFIEVGIAWRDLIAARYGARVEITEEEIDRALGSTVGTTGIRVLVSEIIIPAPPESREDVEQLAIEIAQSQSQEEFSDYAREFSATASREDGGRLPWQNLNNLPPVLRPLLLSLAPGDVTDPLNIPDAVALFQLREIEETGGASQEFAALEYAIYYIPGGRTPEGLAAASKVSAQVDQCDDLYGLAQGEPAETLERTTLPPAEVPQDIAIELSKLDPGEISTALTRNNGQTLVFLMMCGRTAAVNEDVAREDAAAALRANRINAYADSLLDQLRADARIITP; translated from the coding sequence ATGAGACATGTTTTGGCAGTGGCGCTTGGATTGAGCATTGCGGCTCCTCTGCAGGCACAGAACCTTTTTGATCCCATCGTTCTGGTCAATGACGATGTTGTAACTGAATTTGAAGTCGACCAGCGGGTCACGTTTTTGCGCCTGCTGAACGCACCGGGTTCCAACCGTTCTGCGGTTATTGAGGCGCTGATCAATGAACGCCTTCAATCAGAGTTTATTGCAGCCTCCGGGCTGGAATTGACGGAAGAAGGCATCGAAACCGCCATCGTTGAATTTGCTGGGCGCGCCAACATGGAAAAAGATGAGTTTCTTACTGCTCTTGGTGAAAATGGTGTCGCGGAAGCCAGTTTCCGCAGCTTTATCGAGGTCGGTATTGCATGGCGCGATCTGATTGCGGCGCGCTACGGGGCGCGGGTTGAAATTACCGAAGAAGAGATTGACCGGGCTCTCGGCTCCACAGTCGGAACCACTGGAATCCGTGTTCTGGTGTCCGAGATCATCATCCCCGCGCCGCCGGAAAGTCGCGAGGATGTGGAACAACTGGCCATCGAAATCGCGCAATCGCAGTCACAGGAAGAGTTTTCCGACTACGCCCGCGAATTCTCCGCAACCGCATCACGCGAAGACGGTGGCCGCTTGCCGTGGCAGAACCTGAACAATCTTCCGCCCGTCTTGCGGCCTTTGCTCTTGTCACTGGCACCGGGGGACGTCACGGATCCGTTGAATATCCCCGATGCGGTTGCCCTGTTCCAGTTGCGCGAAATCGAGGAAACAGGCGGCGCAAGTCAGGAATTCGCGGCCCTCGAATATGCGATCTATTATATCCCCGGAGGACGGACGCCAGAAGGGTTGGCAGCGGCAAGCAAGGTGAGCGCGCAGGTTGATCAATGCGACGATCTTTACGGTTTGGCTCAGGGCGAGCCTGCGGAAACCCTGGAGCGCACAACACTTCCCCCCGCCGAGGTTCCGCAAGACATCGCAATCGAATTGAGCAAGCTCGACCCCGGCGAGATTTCAACCGCTTTGACCCGGAACAACGGCCAGACGCTGGTGTTTCTGATGATGTGTGGTCGCACGGCGGCGGTGAATGAAGACGTCGCGCGCGAAGACGCAGCGGCAGCGTTGCGCGCGAACCGCATTAACGCTTATGCCGATAGCCTTTTGGACCAACTGCGCGCAGACGCCCGCATCATCACGCCGTGA
- the pdxA gene encoding 4-hydroxythreonine-4-phosphate dehydrogenase PdxA, with protein sequence MNAPKAPVIISCGEPAGIGPEIAARAWSAVKSDMTLVWMGDTRHLPEGTRYEVISALSEAAAMTPEALPVLHRDFANPATPGTPDPQNAQGVIEVIAACVGLVQSGEACALCTAPIHKKALIEGADFAYPGHTEYLADLAGGGRAVMMLASEQLRVVPATIHIALQDVPKALTPELLRETIEITESALQGRFGIPNPRIAVAGLNPHAGEGGAMGRQELDWIAGLLDQMRDEGHDLRGPLPADTMFHAAARTGYDAAVAMYHDQALIPIKTLDFDKGVNVTLGLPFVRTSPDHGTAFDIAGKGIANPTSMIEALKLAAKMANAI encoded by the coding sequence GTGAACGCTCCAAAAGCGCCTGTCATCATCAGTTGCGGCGAACCTGCAGGGATCGGTCCGGAGATCGCGGCGCGCGCATGGTCTGCTGTGAAATCAGACATGACGCTTGTCTGGATGGGCGATACGCGCCACCTGCCCGAAGGCACCCGCTATGAGGTCATCAGCGCCTTGTCAGAGGCCGCCGCAATGACGCCTGAGGCCTTGCCGGTATTGCATCGTGATTTTGCAAATCCGGCCACGCCCGGAACGCCCGATCCACAGAATGCGCAAGGGGTCATCGAGGTGATCGCCGCCTGCGTGGGGCTTGTACAATCCGGGGAGGCCTGTGCCCTCTGCACCGCTCCCATTCACAAAAAAGCACTGATCGAGGGAGCGGATTTTGCCTATCCCGGCCATACTGAATACCTGGCGGATCTCGCGGGAGGTGGGCGCGCGGTGATGATGCTGGCGTCCGAGCAGCTTCGCGTTGTGCCTGCAACCATCCATATCGCGCTGCAGGATGTACCAAAAGCGCTGACACCGGAACTGTTGCGGGAAACGATCGAGATCACAGAGAGTGCCCTGCAGGGGCGCTTTGGCATTCCCAACCCGCGCATCGCCGTCGCAGGCTTGAACCCGCATGCTGGTGAAGGGGGCGCCATGGGTCGGCAGGAACTAGACTGGATTGCCGGGCTTTTGGATCAGATGCGCGATGAGGGCCATGATCTGCGCGGCCCTCTGCCTGCCGACACGATGTTTCATGCAGCGGCACGCACCGGATATGACGCCGCCGTCGCGATGTATCACGATCAGGCGCTGATCCCGATCAAGACGCTGGATTTCGACAAGGGCGTCAATGTCACACTGGGATTGCCGTTTGTGCGCACCTCGCCTGATCACGGCACCGCATTTGATATCGCGGGCAAAGGCATTGCCAATCCAACAAGTATGATCGAGGCGCTGAAACTGGCGGCGAAAATGGCAAATGCGATCTAA
- the rsmA gene encoding 16S rRNA (adenine(1518)-N(6)/adenine(1519)-N(6))-dimethyltransferase RsmA — protein MSTIDSLPPLRDVIRTHDLQARKSMGQNFLLDLNLTAKIARQAGDLSLCDVLEIGPGPGGLTRGLLSEGARHVLAIEKDARCLPALAEITQAYPDRLSVMEGDALQIDPLAHLTPPIRVAANLPYNIGTELLVRWLTPEKWPPFWQSLTLMFQREVADRIVAQPGSKTYGRLAILAQWRSEARIVLQLPPEAFTPPPKVSSSVVHLTALTEPRYPADAAVLSRVVAAAFNQRRKMLRAALKGVAPDIEDRLIRAGLKPTDRAEQIPLEGFCALAREIARP, from the coding sequence ATGAGCACAATTGACAGCCTTCCACCGCTGCGGGACGTGATCCGCACCCATGACCTGCAAGCCCGCAAATCCATGGGACAGAACTTCTTGCTGGACCTGAACCTCACAGCCAAGATTGCGCGGCAGGCGGGCGATCTGAGCCTGTGTGATGTGCTGGAAATCGGGCCGGGCCCGGGTGGTTTGACGCGCGGCCTCCTCTCTGAGGGGGCACGCCATGTGCTGGCGATTGAAAAGGACGCACGATGCCTGCCCGCGCTGGCCGAAATCACGCAGGCCTATCCCGACCGGTTGAGCGTCATGGAAGGGGATGCGTTGCAAATCGACCCGCTTGCCCACCTGACACCGCCCATCCGGGTTGCGGCCAACCTGCCCTATAACATCGGGACGGAACTTCTGGTGCGTTGGTTGACGCCGGAGAAATGGCCCCCCTTCTGGCAAAGCCTGACCCTGATGTTTCAGCGGGAAGTGGCAGATCGCATTGTCGCACAGCCAGGCAGCAAGACATATGGCCGCCTCGCGATTCTGGCGCAATGGCGATCCGAAGCCCGGATTGTGCTGCAACTGCCACCGGAAGCCTTTACGCCGCCGCCCAAGGTATCCAGCAGTGTGGTGCATCTGACAGCGCTCACCGAACCGCGTTATCCTGCAGATGCCGCTGTTCTAAGCCGCGTGGTCGCAGCAGCCTTCAACCAAAGACGCAAGATGCTGCGCGCTGCGCTCAAGGGCGTGGCACCAGATATCGAAGATCGACTCATCCGTGCTGGGTTAAAACCAACGGACCGCGCCGAACAAATTCCGCTGGAGGGTTTTTGCGCCCTTGCCCGGGAAATTGCGCGACCCTGA
- a CDS encoding DUF4167 domain-containing protein, producing MKSSRSRSRSKSNRNRSQGNQGGNVVNRVFDSSGPEGKVRGTPQQIIEKYNQLARDAQLSNDRVAAENFQQHAEHYTRMLAEAQREIDARREEQDRQNRERQAERDRERAERQERDAAHAAEQQASQPQPHAQPQPQVQPDTVDEDTESNLVETPESQPETKPKPKPKRTPRRKPRPKPAASDDVQPGGDDAPEAAE from the coding sequence ATGAAATCATCGAGATCCCGGTCCCGCTCGAAGAGCAACCGCAACCGGTCCCAAGGCAATCAAGGCGGCAACGTCGTCAACCGCGTGTTCGACAGTTCCGGACCCGAAGGCAAAGTGCGTGGGACCCCACAACAGATCATCGAAAAATACAATCAATTGGCGCGCGATGCGCAGTTGAGTAATGATCGGGTTGCCGCTGAGAACTTTCAGCAGCACGCGGAGCATTACACCCGCATGTTGGCCGAAGCGCAGCGCGAGATTGATGCGCGTCGCGAAGAGCAGGATCGCCAGAACCGGGAACGTCAGGCGGAACGTGACCGGGAACGGGCCGAGCGTCAGGAACGTGACGCCGCCCATGCCGCGGAACAGCAGGCGTCTCAACCCCAGCCACACGCGCAACCGCAGCCGCAAGTACAGCCGGATACAGTGGATGAGGACACAGAGAGCAATCTGGTGGAAACGCCTGAGAGCCAACCTGAAACCAAACCCAAGCCAAAACCCAAACGGACGCCGCGTCGCAAACCGCGTCCGAAACCAGCGGCCAGCGATGACGTGCAACCCGGCGGTGATGACGCCCCGGAAGCCGCGGAATAA
- the prmC gene encoding peptide chain release factor N(5)-glutamine methyltransferase: MVAAMARLRAAGVPDPARDARVLLAHAASVDAARVTLIAPEDIAPEIAERYDNLIALRAVRVPVSQLIGAREFYGRAFDVNRDVLDPRPETEALIEVALSAPFERVLDLGTGSGCILVTLLAERTDAQGIGVDISENACLHASANAARHAVADRAQILQSDWFDAVEGRFDLIVSNPPYLSLSEMDEVQPELRDHEPRIALTDEQDGLSAYRVIAAHAQGYLNAQGRVLVETGWKQGREVAQIFEAQGWGEVAILPDLGGQDRVVFASKPG, translated from the coding sequence ATGGTGGCAGCGATGGCCCGCTTGCGCGCAGCGGGCGTGCCGGATCCGGCGCGCGATGCGCGGGTGTTATTGGCCCATGCGGCATCGGTGGATGCAGCGCGGGTTACGCTGATTGCGCCAGAAGACATCGCGCCGGAAATTGCGGAACGCTATGATAATCTGATCGCCCTGCGCGCTGTGCGGGTCCCGGTATCTCAACTGATCGGCGCGCGCGAGTTCTATGGCCGCGCCTTTGACGTCAACCGCGATGTGCTGGACCCACGACCCGAGACAGAAGCTTTGATCGAGGTGGCGCTATCGGCGCCTTTTGAGCGGGTATTGGATCTTGGGACCGGGTCGGGCTGTATTCTTGTGACGCTTTTGGCCGAACGCACAGACGCGCAAGGCATCGGCGTCGACATCAGCGAAAACGCCTGTTTGCACGCCAGCGCCAATGCCGCGCGCCACGCTGTGGCGGACCGCGCACAGATCCTGCAGTCGGATTGGTTTGATGCGGTGGAGGGTCGGTTTGATCTGATTGTGTCGAACCCACCCTATCTGAGTCTGAGCGAAATGGACGAGGTCCAGCCGGAGTTGCGAGACCATGAGCCGCGTATCGCTCTTACTGATGAGCAGGATGGGCTGTCGGCTTACCGCGTCATCGCGGCACACGCTCAAGGATATTTGAATGCGCAGGGTCGCGTTCTGGTTGAGACGGGCTGGAAGCAAGGGCGCGAGGTCGCGCAGATTTTCGAGGCGCAAGGCTGGGGTGAGGTAGCGATTCTCCCGGATCTGGGGGGGCAGGACCGCGTTGTTTTCGCCTCCAAACCTGGTTAA
- the prfA gene encoding peptide chain release factor 1: protein MIPRERLEQITARFQYLEAAMAAGDPAADIAALAKEYSDLRPVVEQISAYQQLQSDLEDAEEMLSDPDMATLAQDEIPRIKAALPGAEADLQLALLPKDKADAKPAMLEIRPGTGGDEAALFAGDLLRMYQRYAEAQGWKFDIIELQETELGGIKEVVAHIKGQDVFARLKYESGVHRVQRVPSTESGGRIHTSAATVAVLPEAEDVDIQIDANDLRIDTMRSSGAGGQHVNTTDSAVRITHIPTGLVVTSSEKSQHRNREIAMQVLKARLYDAERNRVDSERSADRAAQVGSGDRSERIRTYNFPQGRMTDHRINLTLYRLDAVMQGDLDEIADALTADAQARQMAEMGQ from the coding sequence ATGATCCCACGCGAGCGATTAGAACAGATAACGGCCCGGTTTCAGTATCTTGAAGCGGCTATGGCGGCGGGCGATCCGGCGGCTGATATTGCGGCCTTGGCCAAAGAGTATTCTGATCTGCGCCCCGTGGTGGAACAGATTTCGGCCTACCAACAATTGCAAAGTGATCTGGAAGACGCAGAAGAAATGCTGTCCGATCCGGATATGGCAACACTTGCACAGGACGAAATTCCCCGCATCAAAGCGGCCTTGCCCGGCGCGGAAGCTGATTTGCAACTGGCTTTGCTGCCCAAAGATAAGGCGGATGCGAAACCCGCGATGCTCGAAATTCGTCCTGGTACAGGTGGGGACGAGGCGGCGCTGTTTGCCGGTGATTTGTTGCGGATGTATCAGCGTTATGCAGAGGCGCAGGGGTGGAAATTCGATATCATCGAGCTTCAGGAAACTGAACTGGGCGGGATCAAGGAGGTCGTTGCCCACATCAAGGGTCAGGATGTTTTTGCGCGCCTTAAATATGAAAGCGGCGTGCACCGGGTTCAACGCGTGCCCAGCACGGAAAGTGGCGGCCGAATTCACACATCAGCAGCTACCGTCGCGGTTCTGCCCGAGGCCGAAGATGTAGACATCCAGATCGATGCAAATGATTTGCGCATAGATACCATGCGGTCTTCGGGCGCGGGCGGGCAGCATGTGAACACCACAGACTCCGCTGTGCGGATTACCCATATTCCAACCGGTTTGGTGGTGACGAGTTCGGAAAAGTCACAGCATCGCAACCGCGAGATCGCGATGCAGGTGCTCAAGGCTCGGCTGTATGACGCCGAGCGCAATCGGGTGGACAGCGAACGATCCGCAGATCGCGCAGCACAGGTTGGATCGGGGGATCGCTCCGAACGTATCCGCACCTATAATTTCCCGCAGGGGCGCATGACGGATCACCGCATAAATCTTACGCTTTATCGGTTGGATGCGGTGATGCAAGGCGATCTGGACGAGATCGCGGATGCGCTCACGGCCGACGCACAAGCGCGGCAAATGGCGGAGATGGGACAGTGA
- a CDS encoding DUF1499 domain-containing protein yields the protein MIGTLLVVLIVAFMSYVRFSPLPAERWHQSIAAASDTDFAGGAVRVLPGNAALFARMDQVMTSFPRTRILAGSRQDGHITYVTRSAVFGFPDITTIELQGDDIKLYARLRFGASDLGVNRKRLERLIAGAKGG from the coding sequence ATGATCGGTACTCTTCTGGTCGTCCTGATTGTGGCCTTCATGAGCTACGTGCGGTTTTCACCGCTGCCTGCTGAGCGCTGGCACCAAAGCATTGCGGCCGCATCTGACACGGACTTCGCGGGGGGTGCGGTGCGCGTGTTGCCGGGCAATGCGGCGCTTTTTGCGCGCATGGATCAGGTGATGACCAGCTTCCCGCGCACGCGGATCTTGGCGGGGTCGCGGCAAGATGGGCATATCACCTATGTCACCCGCTCAGCAGTTTTCGGGTTTCCGGACATAACAACAATTGAGCTTCAGGGAGATGACATCAAGTTATATGCGCGGTTGCGGTTCGGGGCGTCAGATCTGGGCGTCAACCGCAAACGATTGGAGCGGCTGATCGCCGGTGCCAAGGGAGGATGA
- the speB gene encoding agmatinase translates to MSTKNQPISGNDLARFSGTGSFMRLPYVNDLKGLDVAVLGIPIDIGTSWRSGTRFGPKEVRAQSAMIRPYHMGTGAAPFDSLQVADIGDLAINTFSLADSLKIIEDSYKSILNYDAMPMAIGGDHSITLPILRAMNRRHGPVALVHVDAHADVNDQMFGERETHGTVFRRAHEEGLILPEKTYQIGLRGTGYTAQDFTDAQKWGFQQFPAQELWHRTLTTLGGEVRRDIGPETPVYVSFDIDSLDPAFAPGTGTPEIGGLTTAQAMELIRSLKGLNIIGCDLVEVSPPYDLSGNTALVAANLLFEMLCVLPGVAYR, encoded by the coding sequence ATGAGCACAAAAAACCAACCCATCAGCGGTAATGATCTTGCGCGCTTTTCTGGCACCGGCAGTTTCATGCGCCTGCCTTATGTAAATGATCTCAAAGGGTTGGATGTGGCCGTTCTGGGCATTCCGATTGATATTGGTACATCCTGGCGGTCCGGTACGCGGTTTGGCCCCAAAGAGGTGCGCGCGCAATCGGCGATGATCAGGCCCTATCACATGGGCACAGGTGCCGCGCCGTTTGACAGCCTGCAAGTGGCGGATATCGGTGACCTGGCGATCAATACCTTTTCACTGGCGGACAGTTTGAAGATCATTGAGGACAGCTATAAGTCGATCCTGAATTACGATGCGATGCCGATGGCGATTGGCGGTGATCATTCCATCACCCTGCCGATCTTGCGTGCGATGAACCGTCGCCACGGGCCGGTTGCTCTGGTTCATGTGGACGCGCATGCAGATGTAAACGACCAGATGTTCGGAGAGCGCGAAACCCATGGCACAGTGTTTCGCCGCGCCCATGAAGAAGGGCTAATTCTGCCGGAAAAAACCTATCAGATCGGGTTGCGCGGCACTGGTTATACGGCCCAGGATTTTACCGATGCGCAGAAATGGGGATTTCAGCAATTCCCGGCGCAGGAATTGTGGCATCGCACGCTCACCACACTGGGCGGTGAGGTGCGCCGGGACATCGGGCCGGAGACACCGGTCTATGTCAGCTTTGATATTGACAGTCTGGATCCGGCCTTTGCCCCCGGCACCGGCACGCCAGAGATTGGTGGATTGACGACGGCGCAGGCGATGGAGTTGATCCGGTCGCTCAAGGGGCTGAACATCATCGGTTGTGATCTGGTTGAAGTTTCCCCGCCCTATGATCTTAGTGGGAACACCGCCTTGGTGGCGGCGAACCTTCTGTTTGAGATGCTGTGCGTCCTTCCGGGCGTGGCGTATCGTTGA
- the speB gene encoding agmatinase, which produces MALEDAKTQMDHAFTRDDLKGPSFELTFGGATSFLRRKYTKDLTGVDIAVTGVPFDQAVTNRPGTRLGPRAIREASALQAPDAPYGWPFDVLSERAIVDYGDLAFDYANVPAFPDALTTHIRGILDAGVASVVLGGDHYISFPILKAYAEKYGPISLLQFDAHTDTWVDDDFSRVDHGTMFYKAVKSGVVDPATSVQVGIRTTNADTLGVTIIDAREVHEKGTAAAVAKIKSVLGNQSCYLSFDIDALDPAFAPGTGTPVWGGLTSAQAAMMLRYLAGINIKGGDVVEVSPPFDTTGATAIAGAHVATEILSLLGWRMRTEVKP; this is translated from the coding sequence ATGGCGCTGGAAGATGCAAAAACACAGATGGATCATGCGTTTACGCGCGATGACCTCAAGGGACCGAGTTTCGAGCTGACCTTTGGTGGGGCGACGTCCTTCCTGCGGCGCAAATATACCAAAGACCTCACCGGCGTCGATATCGCGGTGACAGGGGTTCCGTTTGACCAAGCAGTGACAAATCGGCCCGGCACACGACTTGGCCCACGCGCCATCCGCGAGGCCTCGGCATTGCAGGCTCCCGATGCGCCTTATGGGTGGCCGTTTGATGTGCTGAGCGAACGCGCGATTGTGGATTACGGTGATCTGGCTTTCGACTACGCCAATGTGCCGGCTTTCCCCGATGCGCTGACAACACATATCCGTGGCATTCTGGACGCGGGCGTGGCCAGTGTGGTGTTGGGTGGCGATCATTACATCAGCTTTCCGATCCTCAAGGCCTATGCCGAGAAATACGGGCCGATCAGCCTGTTGCAGTTTGATGCGCATACGGACACTTGGGTGGATGATGATTTCAGCCGGGTGGATCACGGCACCATGTTTTACAAGGCGGTCAAATCCGGCGTCGTTGACCCGGCGACCAGCGTGCAGGTCGGGATTCGCACCACCAACGCGGACACTTTGGGCGTGACGATCATTGACGCGCGCGAGGTGCATGAAAAAGGTACTGCTGCCGCCGTGGCCAAGATCAAATCGGTTTTGGGCAACCAGTCTTGTTATCTGAGTTTTGACATTGACGCGTTGGACCCGGCGTTTGCGCCCGGCACCGGCACCCCGGTTTGGGGGGGATTGACCTCGGCGCAGGCGGCGATGATGCTGCGTTATCTGGCTGGGATAAACATAAAAGGCGGTGATGTGGTCGAAGTGTCGCCTCCCTTTGACACCACCGGCGCGACGGCAATTGCCGGCGCCCATGTGGCAACAGAAATACTGAGCCTGTTAGGCTGGCGCATGCGGACAGAGGTTAAACCATGA
- a CDS encoding M20 aminoacylase family protein, with protein MPVVNRIADMSAEMTAWRQHLHSIPELGLECHQTSAFVAERLREFGVDEVHDGIAKTGIVAIINGQGAGPTIGLRADMDALPITEETGVEYASTHTGKMHACGHDGHTTMLLGAAKYLCETRNFAGRVALIFQPAEEFGGGGEVMVQEGIMDTFDIAQVYAIHNAPGKEFGSFNTTPGPIMAAADTFHIHITGVGGHAARPHSCVDPVIAACSMVQALQSIVSRNRDPKDSLVISTTQIHTGTTDNVIPETVYINGTVRTFDKEVQAMVVRRMEEIVAGQAASFGLEAKLEFEFGYPPTVNDATKAGFAVEVASEIAGAAAINDNITPVMGAEDFSYMLEARPGAYLMLGQGEGAGVHHPKYNFNDEIAPIGASFFARLVERAQPVAGA; from the coding sequence ATGCCCGTGGTTAACCGCATTGCCGATATGAGTGCTGAAATGACCGCTTGGCGGCAGCACTTGCACAGCATTCCCGAGCTTGGACTGGAATGTCATCAGACGTCTGCCTTTGTGGCAGAGCGTTTGCGAGAGTTTGGGGTTGACGAAGTGCACGATGGGATTGCCAAGACCGGGATTGTGGCGATCATCAATGGGCAAGGCGCGGGGCCAACCATCGGGCTGCGCGCGGATATGGATGCCCTGCCGATCACCGAGGAAACCGGTGTTGAATATGCCTCGACCCATACCGGCAAAATGCACGCTTGTGGCCATGATGGGCACACAACGATGTTGCTGGGGGCAGCGAAATACCTTTGCGAAACACGTAATTTCGCTGGTCGTGTGGCGCTGATTTTTCAACCCGCCGAAGAGTTTGGCGGCGGCGGTGAGGTGATGGTGCAGGAGGGCATCATGGACACGTTTGACATCGCGCAGGTCTATGCGATCCACAATGCGCCGGGCAAGGAATTCGGCAGTTTCAACACCACGCCCGGTCCCATCATGGCGGCGGCAGACACGTTTCATATTCATATCACCGGTGTTGGGGGCCATGCCGCGCGCCCGCACAGTTGTGTTGATCCGGTGATCGCGGCCTGTTCGATGGTGCAGGCATTGCAAAGCATTGTGAGCCGGAATCGGGACCCCAAGGATTCACTGGTGATTTCCACGACACAAATTCACACCGGTACGACGGATAATGTGATCCCCGAAACGGTTTACATCAACGGCACGGTGCGCACCTTTGACAAAGAGGTGCAGGCCATGGTTGTGCGCCGCATGGAGGAAATCGTGGCGGGGCAGGCAGCGTCCTTCGGGCTTGAGGCAAAGCTGGAATTTGAGTTCGGCTATCCGCCGACAGTCAATGACGCGACCAAAGCGGGCTTTGCAGTTGAGGTCGCCTCGGAAATAGCGGGCGCGGCGGCAATCAATGACAACATCACACCGGTCATGGGGGCGGAAGATTTTTCATACATGCTGGAAGCCCGCCCAGGTGCCTATCTGATGTTGGGACAGGGAGAGGGCGCGGGCGTTCATCACCCGAAGTATAATTTCAATGATGAGATCGCACCAATTGGTGCGTCGTTTTTCGCGCGGCTTGTGGAGCGGGCACAACCTGTTGCCGGGGCCTGA
- the mazG gene encoding nucleoside triphosphate pyrophosphohydrolase, giving the protein MAEDLIHDRNAGIERLLEIMRRLRDPETGCPWDIEQDFDTIAPYTIEEAYEVADAIAREDWAELEGELGDLLLQTVYHAAMGEEAGHFTFDSVVRAISDKMVTRHPHVFGDASCDKSADQQTADWEAIKASERAGKAQQGTLDGVAIGLPALLRALKLQKRAARVGFDWPSTTQVLDKITEEAGELVEAKDQLTQAEVEEEYGDLLFVMANLGRHLGLDPEAALRAANAKFTRRFESVEAGLKARGKTPAESDLAEMDALWEAVKQSERQ; this is encoded by the coding sequence ATGGCTGAAGACCTGATCCACGACCGTAATGCGGGTATTGAGCGCCTGCTTGAAATCATGCGGCGGTTGCGGGACCCCGAAACAGGGTGTCCATGGGATATTGAACAAGATTTCGATACAATCGCCCCCTACACCATTGAAGAGGCTTATGAAGTCGCGGATGCCATTGCCCGCGAAGATTGGGCCGAGCTTGAGGGTGAATTGGGTGATTTGCTGTTGCAAACGGTCTATCACGCGGCAATGGGCGAAGAAGCTGGACACTTTACATTTGACAGTGTTGTACGCGCGATTTCGGACAAGATGGTCACGCGACATCCGCATGTCTTTGGGGACGCATCCTGTGACAAGAGCGCTGACCAGCAAACCGCTGACTGGGAGGCAATAAAAGCCTCCGAACGGGCCGGTAAGGCGCAACAGGGGACATTGGACGGCGTTGCCATTGGGTTGCCCGCCCTGCTGCGCGCGCTGAAGCTGCAAAAACGGGCGGCCCGCGTCGGGTTTGACTGGCCTTCCACAACGCAGGTGCTGGACAAAATCACCGAAGAAGCCGGCGAACTAGTTGAGGCCAAAGATCAATTGACACAAGCGGAGGTCGAGGAAGAATATGGCGACCTGCTGTTTGTCATGGCTAATCTGGGACGCCATCTTGGCCTCGACCCGGAGGCTGCCTTGCGCGCCGCCAACGCCAAATTTACCCGTCGGTTTGAATCTGTGGAGGCAGGATTGAAGGCGCGTGGAAAAACGCCAGCCGAGAGTGATCTGGCTGAAATGGATGCCCTCTGGGAAGCAGTCAAACAATCCGAACGCCAGTAG